Proteins encoded in a region of the Stieleria neptunia genome:
- a CDS encoding TIGR03067 domain-containing protein, with amino-acid sequence MFNRFYAVLAFGFSSAFAVPPAIAVETKVEEAKVDEKPNETLIEELQGRWEIVAGVNQGRPLTESEVEGTYVTISVNRIVTYDRDNQQRFRAVFRIDSSTDPVQITMTSVPKLARPSQIDPPPRPDKAVAEGIVRFENEHRWTLCYALDGADRPTKFKSPQGSKNMLLTLERKPGDPVPDEITTIETN; translated from the coding sequence ATGTTCAACCGTTTCTACGCCGTGCTGGCGTTTGGATTCAGTTCGGCTTTTGCCGTTCCACCGGCAATAGCCGTCGAGACAAAGGTCGAAGAGGCAAAGGTCGACGAGAAGCCGAATGAGACGTTGATCGAAGAACTTCAAGGGCGTTGGGAGATTGTCGCCGGTGTCAACCAAGGTCGCCCTTTGACCGAATCTGAAGTTGAAGGGACATATGTCACAATCTCGGTCAACCGGATTGTCACCTATGATCGCGACAACCAACAACGGTTTCGGGCCGTGTTTCGCATCGATTCATCGACGGATCCGGTTCAGATCACGATGACATCGGTTCCCAAACTCGCCAGGCCCAGTCAGATCGACCCGCCTCCCAGACCGGATAAAGCTGTCGCGGAAGGCATCGTCCGATTTGAAAACGAACACCGATGGACACTCTGCTACGCGCTCGACGGTGCCGATCGACCGACAAAATTCAAGTCGCCCCAAGGCAGCAAGAACATGTTGCTGACCCTGGAGCGGAAACCCGGCGATCCGGTTCCGGATGAGATTACAACGATCGAGACCAATTAG
- a CDS encoding ABC transporter ATP-binding protein: MADRVEFQDGQRLDTLSDRQLTLFRRRRVGLVFQDFNLIPSLTAYDNVLFPLHAAGIPQRDDTELDALATQLGIRDRLNHRPDSLSGGERQRIAIARALIANPAIVFADEPTGSLDSQTGQTLCKQLRDLCDQQQRTIVVVTHEPSVAAWADKIVVLKDGCVVQQFAASECHDAQTLAAHYQHAIGTSPAEAAGAQCHLPWLSRC; encoded by the coding sequence TTGGCTGATCGGGTTGAGTTCCAAGACGGCCAACGTCTGGACACACTTTCCGATCGCCAATTGACTCTCTTTCGTCGACGACGCGTCGGGCTGGTGTTTCAAGACTTTAACCTGATCCCCTCGCTGACCGCCTACGACAATGTCCTGTTTCCCCTGCATGCCGCCGGGATCCCGCAACGCGACGACACGGAGCTCGACGCGCTGGCAACGCAATTGGGAATTCGCGATCGGTTGAACCACCGACCGGATTCGCTCAGCGGTGGCGAGCGGCAGCGCATCGCGATCGCTCGTGCATTGATCGCGAACCCGGCGATCGTGTTTGCCGATGAACCGACGGGCAGTTTGGATTCGCAGACCGGACAAACCCTCTGCAAACAGTTGCGCGACCTGTGCGACCAGCAACAGCGGACGATCGTGGTCGTCACGCATGAGCCCAGCGTCGCGGCCTGGGCCGACAAAATTGTTGTGCTGAAGGACGGCTGTGTGGTGCAGCAATTCGCGGCGAGCGAATGCCACGACGCCCAGACCTTGGCCGCCCACTACCAGCACGCCATCGGCACCAGCCCGGCGGAGGCCGCGGGCGCCCAATGCCACTTGCCTTGGCTCTCAAGGTGTTAG
- a CDS encoding NADP-dependent oxidoreductase, protein MSTDASQPTQSKQIELVSRPDGIPSPSNFRMESVELSPIADGEFLVKNQWMSVDPYMRGRMKEGDSYVPAFKIDEPLEGGCIGQVVESRHKDYQKGDMVLGNLGWREYWKSNGQGVTVVDPELAPVQAYLGALGMTGMTAWVGLNKIAELQSGSTVFVSAASGAVGSIVCQLAKAKDCHVIGSAGKPEKIDWLRDKAGIDAVINYKQTDDLAGELARLAPNGIDVYFDNVGSDHLEAALDVMNDFGCCVECGMIATYNATDPPAAPRNLFKVIAKRIRMQGFIVMDHMDARQQFIQEMAPLVKAGKVVWEETITEGLEHAPEAFIGLFDGDNLGKQLVRISGDSA, encoded by the coding sequence ATGTCAACTGACGCTTCTCAACCAACTCAATCAAAACAAATCGAACTCGTCTCGCGTCCCGACGGCATCCCGTCGCCGTCCAATTTCCGTATGGAATCGGTGGAACTTTCTCCGATCGCCGACGGAGAGTTTCTGGTCAAGAACCAGTGGATGTCGGTCGATCCGTACATGCGCGGCCGGATGAAAGAAGGCGACAGCTACGTGCCGGCCTTTAAAATCGACGAGCCGCTTGAGGGTGGATGCATCGGACAGGTCGTCGAGTCGCGGCACAAGGACTATCAAAAGGGCGACATGGTCCTGGGCAACCTCGGCTGGCGTGAATACTGGAAATCCAACGGCCAAGGGGTCACGGTGGTCGACCCGGAACTCGCGCCCGTGCAGGCGTATCTCGGTGCACTCGGCATGACGGGGATGACCGCCTGGGTCGGGTTGAACAAGATCGCCGAACTGCAATCCGGCAGTACCGTGTTTGTCTCTGCCGCATCCGGGGCCGTCGGTTCCATCGTTTGCCAACTCGCCAAGGCCAAGGACTGCCACGTGATCGGCAGCGCGGGCAAACCCGAAAAGATCGACTGGCTGCGGGACAAGGCGGGTATCGATGCGGTCATCAACTACAAGCAGACCGACGACCTGGCCGGAGAACTCGCCCGCTTGGCACCCAACGGCATCGACGTCTACTTCGACAATGTCGGCAGCGATCACTTGGAAGCGGCGCTCGACGTCATGAACGATTTCGGATGCTGTGTCGAATGCGGCATGATCGCGACCTACAACGCTACCGACCCACCCGCAGCACCACGGAACCTGTTCAAGGTCATCGCCAAACGAATCCGCATGCAGGGTTTCATCGTGATGGATCACATGGACGCCCGTCAGCAATTCATCCAAGAGATGGCACCGTTGGTGAAAGCCGGCAAGGTGGTTTGGGAGGAGACGATCACCGAGGGATTGGAACACGCACCCGAAGCGTTCATCGGCCTGTTTGACGGCGACAACCTGGGCAAGCAACTGGTTCGGATTTCAGGGGATTCGGCATAA
- a CDS encoding FtsX-like permease family protein → MKHQPDASSTKESQLAIGKCVQTLAVLELNPISQSRVTVTNVTGDSDAEDSESSIDLLVGSRPPVNGAPPLDPTLVSTPAIDEPYELVDGAWLGTDADAREVVVGIGYASENDIAVGDTLQLTTLANQVRLRVVGLVDQAPQAPVLAQQVRSGAGPGGRPNPNPPEPTTSGGSKTQLGLPSNFVQGVATNAVYVRPQVAAMINGDPSKPQVLQLAVRDTVTVDAFRDAWQSQLASNQPPLKLIDFAAVRGGLESSRSVSQQRSQAWAATGMASLAAVFIIFSTLSMGVSERARELAMLRAVALTRAQIAGIIAMESVLLALIGWLGGLATGWALVLLGSHVMTGLFGSSPVLGWGCVVLTGLTVVVGSLGAAILPAWRAMRIQPIDAMSARTPSPRRLHRTTFAGVGLLMMAATPILVFALPMPDTWRTACYAFVAYPMLLFGTILIAPTVVILCEQTFGPMVTGLLRLDRRTMQVPLSSNLWRTVGATLALSVGLGLYTSTQTWGYSMLQPFTPGRWLPDMLVAFHPIGLDETGLARVKQVEGVRSDQVLPLSVEQARFAWDGDAEPTRLKYDNAVIFGLDPAPALTDDDPFLNLRFVDGDRQSAAEQLADGRGCLISQDFQISTGLGIGDELHFTPPAAEHERVTYRIAAVVSLPGWHWVTKFSGVRRHFVRTATMVMAGREQVRRDFHLHRNEFYWLNLDDHADLAAVESQLQSIAERDAGTTFTADGMGEVTAYRPFARATATENVRKAIRMRADDMIWGMSLLPLITLAVMSLAIANTMIASVRSRTWEFGVMRSIGVTRSQLVRLVVAESVLIGIAAVVLSLLFGLIAGWCGVGMAQYGRWFAGPPTFIIPWSQLSVGFALTIVLCLLAGLWPAIKIGRAEPLTLLTAGRTAQ, encoded by the coding sequence TTGAAACACCAGCCCGACGCGTCGTCGACGAAAGAGAGTCAATTGGCGATCGGAAAGTGTGTCCAGACGTTGGCCGTCTTGGAACTCAACCCGATCAGCCAATCGCGGGTCACGGTCACGAACGTGACGGGTGACTCCGACGCGGAGGATTCGGAATCATCGATCGATTTACTGGTCGGTTCGCGTCCGCCGGTCAATGGCGCGCCACCGCTAGATCCCACCCTGGTCAGCACCCCGGCGATCGATGAGCCTTACGAACTCGTTGATGGGGCGTGGCTCGGTACGGATGCGGACGCGAGGGAAGTCGTCGTCGGGATCGGTTACGCCAGCGAGAACGACATCGCCGTGGGAGATACGCTGCAACTGACAACGCTGGCCAATCAAGTCCGGTTACGGGTCGTTGGTCTGGTCGACCAAGCTCCGCAAGCCCCGGTACTCGCACAGCAGGTCCGATCGGGCGCTGGTCCTGGCGGTCGCCCCAATCCGAACCCGCCCGAACCAACAACCAGCGGAGGCTCAAAGACACAGCTGGGACTGCCCAGCAACTTCGTGCAAGGCGTGGCGACCAACGCGGTTTACGTGCGTCCGCAGGTTGCCGCGATGATCAACGGGGACCCGTCAAAACCACAGGTGTTGCAACTCGCGGTTCGCGACACCGTCACCGTCGACGCCTTTCGTGACGCTTGGCAATCACAACTCGCGTCGAACCAGCCGCCGCTGAAGCTGATCGACTTTGCCGCCGTTCGGGGCGGGCTGGAATCGAGCCGCTCGGTTTCCCAGCAGCGTTCCCAAGCCTGGGCGGCGACCGGGATGGCCTCCCTGGCTGCCGTCTTCATCATCTTTTCGACGCTCAGCATGGGGGTCAGCGAACGGGCGCGTGAGCTTGCGATGCTCCGCGCGGTCGCGCTCACGCGGGCGCAGATCGCCGGCATCATCGCGATGGAAAGTGTCCTGCTTGCACTGATCGGATGGCTCGGCGGTTTGGCCACCGGTTGGGCGCTGGTGCTGCTCGGCAGCCACGTGATGACGGGCCTGTTTGGATCCAGCCCGGTCCTCGGCTGGGGCTGTGTCGTGTTGACCGGGCTGACGGTGGTCGTGGGATCGCTCGGCGCCGCAATCCTGCCGGCGTGGCGGGCCATGCGGATCCAGCCGATCGATGCCATGTCGGCTCGCACACCCTCGCCGCGTCGCTTGCATCGGACGACGTTCGCGGGCGTTGGGCTGCTGATGATGGCCGCGACCCCGATCCTGGTGTTTGCGTTGCCGATGCCCGACACGTGGCGGACGGCCTGCTACGCGTTTGTGGCCTACCCGATGTTGTTGTTCGGCACGATCCTGATCGCACCGACCGTCGTGATCCTGTGCGAGCAGACGTTCGGACCGATGGTGACAGGACTGCTGCGATTGGATCGGAGAACAATGCAGGTTCCGCTCTCGAGCAACCTTTGGCGAACGGTCGGCGCGACACTGGCGTTGTCGGTCGGATTGGGGCTGTACACCTCGACCCAGACGTGGGGCTACTCCATGCTGCAACCGTTCACGCCGGGCCGCTGGCTGCCGGACATGCTGGTGGCCTTTCATCCCATCGGTCTGGACGAAACCGGTCTGGCGCGGGTGAAGCAGGTCGAGGGTGTCCGGTCCGACCAGGTGCTGCCACTGTCGGTCGAACAAGCTCGATTCGCTTGGGACGGTGATGCTGAACCGACTCGCCTGAAATACGACAACGCCGTGATCTTCGGCCTTGATCCAGCCCCCGCGTTAACCGACGACGATCCGTTTTTAAACTTGCGGTTTGTCGACGGCGATCGTCAATCCGCGGCCGAGCAACTCGCCGACGGCCGCGGCTGTTTGATCTCGCAGGACTTTCAGATCAGCACCGGCCTTGGCATCGGCGATGAACTCCATTTCACCCCACCGGCAGCCGAGCACGAACGAGTGACCTATCGCATCGCCGCGGTGGTGTCGCTACCGGGTTGGCACTGGGTCACGAAATTTTCCGGCGTGCGACGTCACTTTGTTCGCACCGCGACGATGGTCATGGCCGGCCGCGAGCAGGTGCGTCGTGATTTTCACCTGCACCGCAACGAGTTTTACTGGTTGAACTTGGACGATCACGCAGACCTGGCCGCGGTCGAATCGCAATTGCAATCGATCGCCGAGCGTGACGCGGGCACGACCTTTACGGCCGACGGCATGGGTGAAGTCACCGCCTACCGTCCCTTTGCACGGGCAACGGCGACCGAAAACGTCCGCAAAGCGATTCGAATGCGTGCCGATGACATGATTTGGGGCATGAGTCTTTTGCCGTTGATCACGCTAGCCGTCATGTCCCTGGCGATCGCAAACACGATGATCGCATCGGTCCGATCGCGGACTTGGGAGTTTGGCGTGATGCGCTCGATCGGCGTGACACGTAGCCAGTTGGTCCGGTTGGTGGTCGCCGAATCGGTGCTGATCGGGATCGCCGCGGTTGTCCTGAGTTTACTGTTCGGCTTGATCGCCGGTTGGTGTGGGGTCGGCATGGCGCAGTACGGACGCTGGTTCGCCGGTCCGCCGACGTTCATCATCCCGTGGAGTCAACTGTCGGTCGGATTCGCATTGACCATCGTCCTGTGCCTGTTGGCCGGGCTCTGGCCCGCGATCAAGATCGGGCGTGCCGAACCACTCACGTTGCTGACCGCCGGCCGAACGGCACAGTAG
- a CDS encoding MgtC/SapB family protein: MFDAIDLENLQAIAISAACGGILGIEREVAGKPAGIRTHIFVCAGSALMMILGQEIVNQFEQQETNSLLKADPIRILQAIVVGISFLGAGTIVHQKGEGVEGLTTAATIYLTAGIGVAVAVDRTGLALAVTAFAMAVLFLLGQLERRIQAFNDSQNGGDEGK; encoded by the coding sequence ATGTTTGACGCCATTGACCTCGAGAACCTTCAAGCGATCGCGATCTCGGCCGCCTGCGGTGGGATCCTGGGGATCGAGCGTGAAGTCGCGGGCAAGCCGGCGGGGATTCGCACGCATATTTTTGTCTGCGCCGGGTCGGCTCTGATGATGATCTTGGGGCAAGAGATCGTCAATCAATTCGAGCAGCAGGAAACCAACTCGCTGCTCAAAGCGGACCCGATTCGAATTTTGCAAGCGATCGTTGTCGGCATCAGCTTTCTCGGTGCGGGGACGATTGTGCACCAGAAGGGCGAAGGCGTGGAGGGATTGACGACGGCAGCGACAATCTACTTGACCGCAGGGATTGGCGTCGCGGTTGCCGTCGATCGTACCGGGCTCGCGTTGGCCGTTACCGCATTTGCCATGGCCGTCTTGTTTTTGCTCGGTCAATTGGAACGGCGGATTCAAGCATTCAATGACTCCCAAAACGGCGGCGACGAGGGGAAGTGA
- a CDS encoding NAD-dependent succinate-semialdehyde dehydrogenase has protein sequence MTIASINPATNQTFQEFEPLSKDDVITAIDVANTAYQDWRRETFAQRKRCLLKFAELLRSSADEYARTITLDMGKRISESQYEIEYCAKIAEFYAHGAEQFLADQPMDVEGVKAYIHYEPLGIVMGVMPWNFPFYQVVRFAAPNIMAGNTVMIKHASNVPQCAETIEALFHRSGLPRGVYTNLFIPTEFVETIVSDDRVRGISLTGSEPAGAAVAALAGKHLKRSVLELGGNDPFVVLEDADMAEVIPQAVKGRMVNAGQSCVASKRFIVVEAVAEEFLTGFKEQLSALQMGDPLDEETTLAPLSSESAAVQLQNQVQASIDAGATVRLGGDRPDREGAYFNPTLLTDVTPDMPTFDQELFGPVATVYVVEDEAAAIELANQSSYGLGGSVFTADIERGRRVAEQIESGMVFVNQPTRSQAELPFGGIKNSGYGRELSHLGILEFVNKKLIHLGAV, from the coding sequence ATGACCATTGCCAGCATCAATCCGGCCACCAACCAAACGTTCCAGGAATTCGAGCCGTTGTCTAAGGATGACGTGATCACGGCCATCGACGTTGCCAACACGGCGTACCAAGACTGGCGTCGGGAGACCTTCGCGCAGCGGAAACGCTGTCTACTCAAGTTCGCCGAATTGCTTCGATCGAGCGCCGACGAGTACGCGCGCACGATCACGCTGGACATGGGCAAACGCATTTCTGAAAGCCAATACGAAATCGAGTACTGCGCCAAAATCGCTGAATTCTATGCCCACGGTGCCGAACAGTTTTTGGCCGATCAGCCGATGGATGTTGAGGGCGTGAAGGCCTATATCCATTACGAGCCGCTGGGGATCGTGATGGGGGTGATGCCTTGGAACTTTCCGTTCTACCAGGTCGTCCGCTTTGCCGCCCCCAACATCATGGCCGGCAACACCGTGATGATCAAACACGCCAGCAACGTTCCGCAGTGTGCCGAGACGATCGAGGCGTTGTTTCATCGGAGCGGATTACCACGCGGCGTTTACACCAATCTGTTCATCCCGACGGAGTTTGTCGAAACGATTGTCTCCGACGATCGCGTACGAGGTATCTCGCTGACCGGCAGCGAACCGGCCGGTGCGGCGGTCGCGGCACTGGCCGGCAAACACCTCAAACGCAGCGTGCTTGAGTTAGGCGGCAACGATCCCTTTGTCGTGCTCGAAGACGCTGACATGGCGGAGGTGATTCCCCAGGCCGTGAAGGGACGGATGGTCAACGCCGGGCAATCGTGTGTCGCATCAAAGCGATTCATCGTCGTCGAAGCCGTCGCCGAGGAATTTTTGACGGGATTCAAAGAACAGCTGTCTGCGCTCCAGATGGGTGATCCATTGGATGAAGAGACAACCTTGGCGCCGCTGTCCAGCGAGAGCGCGGCCGTGCAGCTGCAAAACCAAGTTCAAGCGTCCATCGACGCCGGCGCAACCGTGCGACTGGGAGGCGATCGGCCGGATCGCGAGGGAGCCTATTTCAATCCGACCCTGCTGACCGACGTCACCCCCGACATGCCCACGTTCGACCAAGAACTGTTCGGCCCGGTCGCGACCGTGTATGTCGTCGAAGACGAGGCCGCGGCGATCGAGTTGGCCAATCAATCCTCCTACGGTCTCGGCGGCAGCGTTTTCACCGCCGACATCGAGCGTGGCCGTCGCGTCGCCGAACAGATCGAATCCGGGATGGTCTTCGTCAATCAACCGACTCGCTCGCAAGCGGAACTGCCGTTCGGCGGTATCAAGAATTCTGGCTACGGCCGCGAACTGTCTCACCTGGGCATTCTTGAATTCGTCAACAAGAAACTGATCCACCTCGGTGCTGTTTGA
- a CDS encoding outer membrane protein assembly factor BamB family protein — MKVHAPEAILPTLTATVAVVSLAFWLATGPPSDLEPRTAGRDGTIDRAGQTDRPEPGQPIAGPGTASDISGRWPGFLGPGRDSIATGGPPLARSWPDEGPPLLWSIEVAEGYAGAAISDGRVYVLDYDEEAEADTLRCLSLDDGRELWRNSYPVVVAFHHGMTRTVPMIVGDYVITMGPRCHLACWDAATGKSHWLIDLERDFGTRVPEWYTGQCPLVDQDRLIVAPCGDAMLMAIDYRTGDVIWQSPNPRGWNMTHVSVVPMEFQGRRTYVYCASGGVAAVAADDGTLLWETTAWKEINATSPSPVVLPDDRLFLSRGYGSGALMLKLVETDSGIEAQSLFELSPKQFSSEQQTPIYRDGHLFGIRKIGAKTMVCFDLDGNEVWDSGSDRFGFGPYLFADDLLLILDDDATLTAAQATPAGYKRLARHQVLSGGHDAWGPMAIVAGRLILRDMTRMVCLDLRAN; from the coding sequence GTGAAAGTTCACGCCCCCGAAGCGATCCTTCCCACGCTGACCGCGACGGTCGCAGTCGTGTCGCTGGCGTTCTGGTTGGCGACCGGTCCGCCGAGCGATCTGGAACCGCGGACAGCGGGACGAGATGGCACGATCGACCGCGCCGGCCAGACGGATCGTCCCGAACCGGGGCAGCCGATCGCCGGGCCCGGAACGGCGTCAGACATCTCCGGCCGCTGGCCGGGGTTCCTCGGGCCGGGCCGCGATTCGATTGCGACCGGCGGCCCACCGCTGGCCAGATCCTGGCCTGACGAAGGCCCGCCGCTGCTGTGGTCGATCGAAGTCGCCGAGGGCTACGCCGGTGCCGCGATCAGCGACGGGCGAGTCTACGTGTTGGATTACGACGAAGAAGCCGAAGCCGACACGCTGCGTTGCTTGTCACTCGATGACGGCCGTGAACTCTGGCGCAACAGCTATCCCGTCGTTGTGGCGTTTCACCACGGCATGACGCGGACGGTGCCGATGATCGTCGGTGACTACGTGATCACGATGGGGCCGCGTTGTCATCTGGCGTGTTGGGATGCCGCGACGGGCAAATCGCACTGGTTGATTGATCTGGAGCGGGATTTCGGAACCCGCGTGCCCGAATGGTACACCGGCCAATGCCCGCTGGTGGACCAAGACCGCTTGATCGTCGCCCCTTGTGGCGACGCGATGCTGATGGCGATTGATTACCGGACGGGTGACGTGATTTGGCAATCACCCAATCCCAGGGGCTGGAACATGACGCATGTCTCGGTCGTTCCGATGGAGTTCCAGGGACGTCGCACGTATGTCTATTGCGCCAGCGGCGGTGTCGCTGCTGTCGCGGCCGATGACGGAACGTTGCTCTGGGAAACGACCGCTTGGAAAGAAATCAACGCGACCAGCCCGTCACCGGTGGTGTTGCCCGATGACCGACTGTTTCTCTCACGAGGCTACGGATCGGGAGCGTTGATGTTGAAACTGGTCGAGACGGACAGCGGGATCGAGGCCCAGAGCCTGTTTGAACTCAGTCCCAAACAGTTCAGTTCCGAGCAACAGACACCGATCTATCGCGACGGTCATTTGTTTGGCATTCGAAAGATCGGCGCAAAAACGATGGTCTGCTTCGACCTTGATGGCAACGAGGTGTGGGACAGCGGCAGCGATCGGTTCGGGTTCGGTCCCTATCTGTTCGCCGACGACCTGCTGCTGATCCTGGATGACGACGCGACGCTGACGGCTGCCCAGGCGACGCCGGCCGGTTACAAGCGACTGGCCCGGCACCAGGTTCTCTCCGGCGGCCACGATGCCTGGGGACCGATGGCGATCGTTGCGGGGCGACTGATCCTCCGCGACATGACCCGCATGGTGTGCCTGGATCTGCGAGCGAATTGA
- a CDS encoding DUF1328 domain-containing protein, with the protein MLSWALTFLIIALIAGVLGFGVVAGTAASIAKILFVVFLVLFIIGLVMGRRGPAV; encoded by the coding sequence ATGTTGAGCTGGGCATTAACTTTTTTGATCATCGCGTTGATCGCCGGTGTCCTCGGATTCGGCGTCGTCGCCGGGACCGCAGCGTCCATCGCCAAAATCTTGTTCGTCGTCTTCCTGGTGCTGTTCATCATCGGGCTGGTCATGGGCCGACGTGGGCCGGCCGTCTGA
- a CDS encoding outer membrane protein assembly factor BamB family protein, translated as MTKLRGGLTVGLAVIVAAVVWPAAIFAAPGANAGDWPQFRGPDGKGTAVGEDYPLTWGPEKNIKWKIDLADPGAGSPIVSGGRVFLASATEDGRQRSLLCIDRNDGMLLWTRTVEFGEDITHSKNPFGSTTPATDGEHVVVWHGSAGLHCYDFAGKPLWSRDLGEFKHIWGYGSSPILYKDKVLLQTGPGERVFVTAIDLASGKTLWETDEPYSGDKSPDDVGSWSTPVVAHVDGQPQVICAMSTRVNAYDLDSGDLLWWCDGLNGSNYDVVSSSPLIGDGIGFAMADLRGPAMGFKLGGSGDVTASNRLWHVEKRNPSSVGTGVMVGRHIYRPNSGPGTLECLDAETGESLWKSRARDHWASMVLAGGHLYALSQRGTTVVLKPNPQAYEQVASNELDGVTNATPAFSEGEIFLRTEEHLYCIGK; from the coding sequence ATGACCAAGTTGAGAGGTGGACTGACGGTGGGCTTGGCGGTCATCGTCGCGGCGGTGGTCTGGCCGGCAGCGATCTTTGCGGCACCCGGAGCGAACGCGGGCGATTGGCCACAATTCCGCGGTCCCGACGGGAAGGGGACGGCAGTGGGCGAGGACTATCCGTTGACGTGGGGGCCAGAGAAAAACATCAAGTGGAAGATCGATCTGGCCGATCCCGGCGCCGGTAGTCCGATCGTTTCCGGCGGACGTGTTTTTCTTGCCAGCGCCACCGAAGATGGTCGCCAACGCAGCCTGCTGTGCATCGACCGCAACGACGGCATGCTGCTCTGGACGCGCACGGTCGAGTTTGGTGAAGACATCACGCATTCGAAGAATCCCTTCGGCAGCACCACACCGGCTACCGATGGCGAGCACGTCGTCGTTTGGCACGGCTCGGCGGGGCTGCACTGTTACGACTTTGCCGGAAAGCCGCTTTGGTCACGCGATCTGGGCGAGTTCAAGCACATCTGGGGCTACGGCTCGTCTCCGATCCTCTACAAAGACAAAGTCTTGCTGCAAACGGGGCCGGGGGAACGCGTCTTTGTGACCGCGATTGACTTGGCCAGTGGCAAGACGTTGTGGGAAACCGACGAACCCTACAGCGGCGACAAGAGCCCGGACGACGTCGGATCATGGAGCACACCGGTGGTCGCCCATGTCGATGGCCAACCGCAGGTCATCTGTGCCATGAGCACGCGGGTGAACGCTTACGATCTCGACAGCGGTGATCTGCTTTGGTGGTGCGACGGATTGAACGGTTCGAACTACGACGTGGTGAGTTCCTCGCCGCTGATCGGTGACGGAATCGGTTTTGCCATGGCCGACCTGCGTGGGCCGGCGATGGGATTCAAGCTCGGCGGATCCGGCGACGTCACCGCATCAAATCGGCTGTGGCACGTCGAGAAACGAAACCCCAGCAGCGTCGGCACCGGCGTCATGGTCGGCCGTCACATCTATCGACCGAACTCCGGGCCCGGGACGCTGGAATGCCTGGATGCCGAAACCGGCGAGAGTTTGTGGAAGAGTCGCGCCAGGGATCATTGGGCGTCGATGGTGCTGGCCGGCGGGCACCTGTACGCGCTCAGCCAGCGCGGCACGACGGTTGTTTTGAAACCCAACCCGCAAGCGTACGAACAGGTTGCCAGCAACGAATTGGACGGGGTGACCAACGCGACGCCTGCGTTCTCGGAGGGAGAGATCTTTCTCCGCACGGAAGAGCATCTGTATTGCATCGGAAAGTGA
- a CDS encoding universal stress protein codes for MNQVSNLQRVLVAVGGSANGHVAVDYSIQLANRYGCRLVGIDIVDDDDTELAIYGVADEAAEAERQREIRQLRERARQNLDAFQQRCSAAGIQTDCCGKKGDVAEQLLTEAQRSDLIILSRETPFDSATSANTILGKLLHEASRPMITVPLALPQEDNVLVAYDGSRSAGQALFAFVALGIGGDRKVHVATAAFSAESARLIAQPAFDFLELHGIDCQLHAIEAENQVERALLSLAAELDAGLLVAGACGHSRIREFLLGSFTQKLIEASHLPLFLFH; via the coding sequence ATGAATCAAGTCTCGAACTTGCAACGTGTTTTGGTCGCAGTGGGCGGCTCCGCCAACGGTCACGTGGCCGTTGATTATTCGATCCAGCTGGCCAACCGCTACGGTTGCCGATTGGTGGGAATCGACATCGTCGACGACGACGACACGGAACTTGCGATCTACGGCGTTGCCGATGAGGCGGCCGAGGCGGAGCGTCAACGAGAGATCCGGCAACTGCGCGAGCGGGCCAGGCAAAATCTGGACGCGTTCCAACAGCGCTGTAGCGCTGCCGGAATCCAAACGGATTGTTGTGGCAAAAAGGGTGACGTGGCCGAGCAGCTTTTGACCGAGGCCCAACGATCCGATCTGATCATCCTGAGCCGCGAAACGCCCTTCGATTCGGCAACGTCGGCCAACACCATTCTGGGCAAGCTGCTCCACGAAGCGTCACGCCCGATGATCACGGTGCCCCTTGCACTGCCCCAGGAAGACAACGTGCTGGTTGCCTATGATGGCAGCCGCTCGGCGGGCCAGGCGCTGTTCGCGTTCGTCGCGCTGGGGATCGGCGGTGACAGAAAGGTGCACGTCGCGACCGCAGCGTTTTCGGCCGAATCCGCACGCTTGATCGCTCAGCCAGCCTTTGACTTCCTGGAACTTCACGGAATAGATTGTCAGCTGCACGCGATCGAGGCGGAGAACCAAGTCGAACGAGCGTTGCTCAGTCTCGCGGCCGAACTGGACGCGGGGCTGTTGGTCGCCGGCGCCTGTGGCCACTCACGGATCCGAGAGTTCCTGCTCGGATCGTTCACACAGAAGTTGATCGAAGCGTCGCATCTGCCGTTGTTTTTGTTTCATTAA